TTAGAAATAAAAATTATAGGTTAAAAAAATATGAATAATGTATTTGGAAAATGAAACATGTATATAAAATGGTCATGATGTATACAAAAATGTATAATATGTATAtgaaaatgttcctgatgtatcaAAAaatataagtttaaaaaaatgttagtcatgtatatgaaaaatgtcaaAGGTGTATATATAAAAGCTTATACATGTATAAAAATGTATCATGTAAGAAAAATGTACAATTTGCATGAAGAAATTAGACATCAAAATATATGTTTGAAAAAATTAGTCATATATATGAAAATGGTTAAAGTTGTATTTACTTAGaaaatattatttatatatatatatatataccagaatAGATATTGAAATATTtatttaaaattaatgttcatcatgaatttgaaaaatattaaacatgtatgtAAAAGTTTTTTGTCATGTATGGAAAATGTATAATGCGTAAAACAATGTAGACACGTGATGAAAATATAAaaggaaaaatcaaaagaaaactaATAAAGAAacgaaagtaaataacaaaaagGCAAATAAGAAAACCAAGAAAACAGTGCAATaaggaaagagagaaaaaaagcaaGAAAGAGTAAAAGTAAAAAAGGAAGAAACAAAAAAAATCTGTGAAAACcaaaaaagaaatgaagaaaaccagtaaaaatgaaaataaaactaAGTCATAGCAAAGAAAAAATTGAAGAAAACCTATGAAAAAACAAAAATAACCaaacaaaaaagaaagagaaagcagAAGAAAAGTACAACGAGGGAACCTTAAACGAGGGAGTCCTGAGCCGGGCCGCTCGTGCCGCGCCTGAATTGATAGCAGATTCCATCTTTTTTGTGTGTCAAGGTAGGCTTTTCTTTTTAAGACAAACTCTGAAGCTCTTTATTTAATTGTCACAGTGTTTACagtcagtggcggagctagcagcAGGTTAAGCCTGCGGCTATGCTATGTTGAGTGAAGTTGTTCCTAGGCCTGGGGCTATAGCCATAGCTGCCCCAGGGCTATCTCCGTTTACAGGGACGAAAAAAAGATCATCAAGTTAGCCTAACCAAACATGAAAGCCAAACCCCGTGTCTCACAAACTTGTGGGTCTCGATATTTGAGCTCCTAACTCCATGAACTATATTCGTGTGAAGCGAGATATAACCGTGTGGGGTAGGGCGGGCCACGCGAGTGCGGCCATGGTCTTCGGGCCAGAACAGTGTGAAGTCAAACGGAGGAAAGATACCATCCGGCCCGAGAAACGGCAGCGTCGGCCCACGGGAGATGCGTGCCGCGGGGGACTAGACTCTCCGGCCTCTCTCCCCCAACAACCCCAAGGCCCCACGCaaacctcctccccctcccctcctccggcGAATCTCCGACGATGCTCCCCCCCGCCGGCGCATGAGCTTCCTCCGCGCGCTCGCCGACTCCCTCTCGTCGCTCCTCTTCGCGCCGCACATGGACGCGCCGGCGCCGTCGGCGGCGGCCGTGGTGGGGGAGCGCGTGGCCGTGAAGCTGCGGGGCTACTTCGAGCTGGCCAAGGAGGAGACCGACAAGGCCGTGCGCGCCGAGGAGTGGGGCCTCCCCGACGACGCCGAGGCGCACTACCGCAACGCCCTCCGCGTCATGCTCGAGGCCAAGGCCGCCCGCGTCCCCGACGCCGTCTCCTCCAGGTCCCCTCTCTGATTCCCTTCCCTCCGCTGCGCGCGCGCGGCTTGATTAGGGTTTGATTGACGTCGCTGATTGGTGTGCTGTGTGGGGGGTTTGCAGCGAGAGGGGGCAGGTGAGGGTGTACCAGGACAAGATCGCCAAGTGGCAGACGCAGGTGGAGGAGCGGCTCAGGGTGCTCGGCGGGAGGAGCGGTGAGCCTCTCCCCCCCTCTTCGTCTTCTCCCCAGTTTTCCCGACTTATCAAGTTTGTGCGCATGTGAAACTTGTTCAGCGATGTGTGTGCACTTGTCAGTCCGAACACGTTAGAAGCAGCCAACATTCTTGTGATCGTAGCTGTAGTTTTGTTGTGTTAATCACTTCATAATTGTGTAAATTTAGGGGTTAATGCCTATATGATTCCATTAGTGAATTGTAATACATTTCCCTACTTTTGCGATTGTGGACTATAATTCATTGGGAGTTAACTTTCAGTAGTTTGATTTGATTGCTCACATAGGTCCTACATACATTTCCCTACTGTTGCAATTATGGACTTCAATTAGTTGGATTTTAACTTTGTTTCATTTTGTCTGACATTGTAGGAGCAGCTGCACCAGTCCCCAAGAAGGTATAAACTTCTAGTGTTGAATTTTTACACGTGGTACATGGTTTGCCTGATAGCTTCAACTGTCTAGTGTCTACTTGGTACATTCTGAATTGTCTTGTACCTAGCGTTTTAGTGAAAACGATTGCGGCATGTTATTTGCTTCCTTCCCGGTTAACAGCGTTTTACTGATCTGTTGATTTGGTACTGCTGCAGTGCTACTTTATCAATGCAAGTCTGCTTGCTATGGATATGTTGTTCTTGTGAACTCTTCCGATTAGGAGTGCTAGTATAATGCATCTATTTGAGTTCTTGTTATGTGCGGTAGCAAACATTGATCAAAATAAGTTGTTGTAAGAAAAAGAAAGCTAGCTAGATGCCTGGGTTACATAGTTATATACATATTGAGGTTATGAAGTCTATTTTCTTTTTAAGGAGTACTTTGCAGCGAGTGCATTGGTCGAAAAGTCCTCCATTACCATGTGCGCTATTTCTGCAGGTTGTTACAAACAATCAAGTAAATAGGCCTGAGAGACCAGCATCAACTAGCTTCCGTAAGTCAGCTGTGCAGTCTAACCCCACCTTTAACAGAGGTGGTCAAGCGTCCTCTCATCAGAAGAATAGCGATGGTGGATCCAAGCCAGTGCAAAGAGCTGGTGGAAAGGATGATGACAAACTTGTTGAAATGATAAATACGACAATCGTGGATAGAAGTCCATCTGTCAGATGGGATGATGTTGGTATGCAACCGTTGACTTTCTTTGTGCGCTCTGGCTCAAGCCCAGTTATTAATCATGGTGTCATTATTCTCTGGTTTGATCTGTAGCTGGTCTGGACAAAGCAAAGCAAGCACTCATGGAAATGGTTATCTTACCTACTAAGCGAAGGGATTTATTCACTGGTCTTCGGAGGCCTGCGAAAGGTAAACTTGTTCGTGTTGAAGGTTTCCTTTCTCTGGATCTTTTCTAAAAATTCATAACTATTCTTCAGGGCTGCTTCTCTTTGGTCCTCCGGGGAATGGGAAAACAATGCTTGCCAAAGCTGTTGCGTCAGAATCTGAAGCAACATTTTTTAATGTTTCAGCTTCTTCGTTGACATCAAAGTGGGTATGTGGTTGCTATATATGTTACTTTGTCAGATACTTGCATATTTTGCTGTCTGAACCTTATTTCGTTGGCAAAAACAGGTAGGGGAAGCTGAAAAGCTTGTTCGGACACTTTTCATGGTTGCTGTCGAGAGGCAACCGTCTGTTATTTTCATGGATGAGGTCCTCATTACAAACCTTACCGTTCAAATTTTGTTGAAAttatgtactactccctccattcctaaatataagtctttgtagaaattccaccatggaccacatacggatgtatttagatgcattttagagtgtagattcactcattttgctccgtatgtagtccatagtgaaatctctacaaagacttatatttaggaatggagggagtagtaatatttatttatttatttcttatTATTAAGCTTGTCGATGATATTTTGACCATGCTATCACTAGTTGTTCGGATAGGGAAATTGGTCACTTGTCATATTTTCAGAATAGTTTTCTTTTGGAGTGTTTGATTTGTTTGAACCATGCGCTTGTTACAGGTAAAAGTGTAAATACATGCTTTTTTCTAAATTTACACAGAATAGAAGTATGCACTACACATTGTACATATTCTGCATAGGCTTATGCACAAAGTTGCCGTTTTCAGTCAAATCTTCCTAGAAGTTTAGATGAGCAGTTGAGCACATATATGGTATCTGCATTCCTGCTATCTTAGTATAAGATCTTGAAATGCTATTTTTTCAGAAACACTAAGTACAAAGTACATTTCTGTTAACTTTTttttatgtatcctttccccttttgaTTATAAAAGTGGGATCTGATGTGTTTTGTTGTATTTTACCTTACCATCCAGATCGATAGTGTGATGTCAACAAGGTTAGCTAGCGAGAATGATGCAAGCAGGCGTTTGAAATCTGAATTCCTTATCCAGTTTGATGGGGTGACATCAAACCCAGATGATTTAGTAATTGTGATAGGTAAGCATATCTTTCTTTTTTGATTGTTTAATCCTGGTTATCTTTTGCACTATGCTTGCTTCCAGTGAAAATACTTAGGACACAGCTATCATGTAACTATTAGTACTTAGTCGCAATCATATAATACAGAATCCCCATACTGTAAACATTTATTTGCTAGGACAGTAATTTGTGGACATGCAATGCTGTTTAGCATTTCTTCGCTGCTGCTATTATGTTATGCAGTATATCCTGTATTTTGATCAGGTCTATTGTGTATTCCCTCTTCGTGGTATAAAATCGTGGTTGAGTTCTGCAAATAAATGACCCTTGGAACCAATACTCAGTTCCTTCATTACTTCAGCAGCATTAGTTTAGGACATAGAATTGTTTTTGTCACGAGTTGTAGATTAGACATTTCTGAAACAGTTTGCAGCACAATAGGCACACCAGTTTGTGATCTCGGGTGATGTATAACTTGCCCTCATTGTAATTTGTTAATGAATCGATGAATACACATTTTATCACATAGGTATATCTAGAAAAACCATGGTACACAACAGATTTACTTATTTTTTTTCTTGTAcgaaattttcttgtttattgtGTGTATCTTCTGTTAATGAAAATCATTTGGTTAGGAGCTACGAATAAACCACAAGAGTTGGATGACGCTGTTCTTCGAAGATTGGTAAGATTGATCTTACATATATATTTAGGATTACTGTTGCTGTTTGATGATGTCTACAAATTTCTTGCATCTTGCATTTAAAAGACCATGCACAGGAGTATGTGCTGCTTGGTGGCTGGTACCAGTTCTTGACACCTTTGCCCCCTACACAGGGTCCTGTGGCAACCAGAGAATTGTCGGGAACTGAACAGCAAAATTCTATCAGTTTTCTCTAGTTACAACTTCAAAATAGTGCCTTGCTATGGCTGCCAACTCCTTTTGATAGAACAAATTGAAAGCATTATTAAATAACTGTGTTTTCATGGAAAATATCAATTTTGCCGTGTCATTTTTGGACATTAGGGAACTAGTTTTCCTACTGAGTTTCTGGCACTTTATCATCCCCTATTTTGGCTTCGTTTCTATTATCACT
This portion of the Triticum dicoccoides isolate Atlit2015 ecotype Zavitan chromosome 7A, WEW_v2.0, whole genome shotgun sequence genome encodes:
- the LOC119330288 gene encoding spastin-like isoform X1 is translated as MSFLRALADSLSSLLFAPHMDAPAPSAAAVVGERVAVKLRGYFELAKEETDKAVRAEEWGLPDDAEAHYRNALRVMLEAKAARVPDAVSSSERGQVRVYQDKIAKWQTQVEERLRVLGGRSGAAAPVPKKVVTNNQVNRPERPASTSFRKSAVQSNPTFNRGGQASSHQKNSDGGSKPVQRAGGKDDDKLVEMINTTIVDRSPSVRWDDVAGLDKAKQALMEMVILPTKRRDLFTGLRRPAKGLLLFGPPGNGKTMLAKAVASESEATFFNVSASSLTSKWVGEAEKLVRTLFMVAVERQPSVIFMDEIDSVMSTRLASENDASRRLKSEFLIQFDGVTSNPDDLVIVIGATNKPQELDDAVLRRLVKRIYVPLPDPNVRRLLLKNQLKGQAFKLSNHDLERLAVETEGYSGSDLRALCEEAAMMPIRELGPQNILTIKANQLRPLRYEDFRSAMTAIRPSLQKSKWNELEKWNEEFGAS
- the LOC119330288 gene encoding spastin-like isoform X2 → MSFLRALADSLSSLLFAPHMDAPAPSAAAVVGERVAVKLRGYFELAKEETDKAVRAEEWGLPDDAEAHYRNALRVMLEAKAARVPDAVSSSERGQVRVYQDKIAKWQTQVEERLRVLGGRSAAPVPKKVVTNNQVNRPERPASTSFRKSAVQSNPTFNRGGQASSHQKNSDGGSKPVQRAGGKDDDKLVEMINTTIVDRSPSVRWDDVAGLDKAKQALMEMVILPTKRRDLFTGLRRPAKGLLLFGPPGNGKTMLAKAVASESEATFFNVSASSLTSKWVGEAEKLVRTLFMVAVERQPSVIFMDEIDSVMSTRLASENDASRRLKSEFLIQFDGVTSNPDDLVIVIGATNKPQELDDAVLRRLVKRIYVPLPDPNVRRLLLKNQLKGQAFKLSNHDLERLAVETEGYSGSDLRALCEEAAMMPIRELGPQNILTIKANQLRPLRYEDFRSAMTAIRPSLQKSKWNELEKWNEEFGAS